In Beijerinckia indica subsp. indica ATCC 9039, the genomic window ACGTGGTCAGGACGCCCCAGGCGAACAGGGGCATCTTGTGCAGGGTCATGCCCGGCGCGCGCATATTGAAGATCGTGGTGATCAGGTTGATGGCGCCGACCAGCGAGGACACGCCGGCGATATGCAGGCCGAGGATGAGGAAGTCCATGGCCGGGCCGGGATGGCCGGTGTTGGAAGACAGGGGCGGATAGAGCACCCAACCGCCGCCAAAACCCTTCATGCCAGGCGCGCCTTCGACGAAGATCGAAATCACGGCAAGCGTAAGAGAAGCGGGGAGCAGCCAGAACGAAATATTGTTCAGGCGGGGGAAGGCCATATCCGGTGCGCCGATCATCAAGGGCACGAACCAGTTGGCGAAGCCACCGATCAGCGCCGGCATGACCACGAAGAAGATCATGATCAGACCGTGGGCGGTGATGGTGACGTTATAAAGGTTTTTGGCGGCGTCGATCGCGGTTTCCGGAGAGGCGCCGTCGATGAACTGGGCGAGATGATTGAAGATCTGAATACCTGGATGCTGCAATTCCATGCGCATCAGGACCGACATTCCGCCGCCGACAATGGCAGCGATGACGGAGAAGATCAGATAGAGGGTGCCAATATCCTTGTGATTGGTTGAAAACAGGAATCGTTTCAACCCGGTCGGATGTGGTGGATGATCTGTCGAATGGGCTGTGGCTGTCGCCATCAGAGGGTCTCCTCAAAGCTGAAGATCGCGGCTCAATTGGGACGAGTGGCGGGCGGGTCAAATCCGATCGAAACCGCCGCTCGTTTTTGTCTCAGATGCATCGCCCCGCTTGGGTCGGAATAAAACGATGCGTGTTGATTCCCCTTGAAGAATCGCCCGCTCAGGGCTGGACCTTGATCGGGGAGGCTTCCGCGACATGCATCGGTTCGGCATCGGAAGATGCGAATTTCTGCTTCGCCGAGGCGAGCCAGGTGGCGTAATTTTCCGGGCTCACGACGCGGAATGCAATCGGCATATAGGCGTGGTCCTTGCCGCAGATCTTCGAGCATTGCCCGTAATAGATCCCTTCACGCTCGGCCTTGAACCAGGTCTCGTTGGTGCGGCCGGGCACGGCGTCGATACGGATGCCGAAGGCGGGAATGGTGAAGGAATGGATGACGTCGTCGGCGGTCACGAGGACATGCACGACTTTGCCGACCGGCACGACCGCCTCATTGTCGACGGAAAGCTGACGGATGAAGCCGTCTTTCTCGTTACCCTCGGTGAGAAGGGTCGAATCGAACTCGAAACCGCCGCCCTGATCCTTCGGATAGGCGTAGCTCCAGTACCATTGCTTGCCGGTGACCTTAACCGTCAGATCGGACGGAGGCACCACCAATTGGTGGGTGAGCAGCCGGAACGAGGGAATGGCGATCACGACGAGAATCATCACCGGCAGGATCGTCCACGCAACCTCGAGA contains:
- the coxB gene encoding cytochrome c oxidase subunit II, with the translated sequence MNFVQPAARSPRSLRNSIGLGSLLASILSMGIAHADGFARPGQISMQEAVTPIAEELHVFHNWILLPIITVICLFVLGLLVFVMLRFNEKANPVPSRTTHHTGLEVAWTILPVMILVVIAIPSFRLLTHQLVVPPSDLTVKVTGKQWYWSYAYPKDQGGGFEFDSTLLTEGNEKDGFIRQLSVDNEAVVPVGKVVHVLVTADDVIHSFTIPAFGIRIDAVPGRTNETWFKAEREGIYYGQCSKICGKDHAYMPIAFRVVSPENYATWLASAKQKFASSDAEPMHVAEASPIKVQP